In the genome of Harmonia axyridis chromosome 4, icHarAxyr1.1, whole genome shotgun sequence, the window tttttgatgaaaaattgaaaaaatccgtCATCTGTTGTTCTGGGCTATTTTAGAAAACATAAGATCTGTTTGAATGTATATGTTTACATGGAACCATTTCCTGTGCTTCAAAAACTTCAACTTCGCTGTAGCTATAAAATTTATTGGTTTAGTATGACGTAATGTTAACTGAGAAGGCACTCATTTAGGAATCATAAAGTTGTAACTTCAATCCTTGCATTCGAgatatttattctttttttacgACACTTCAGTTTATGACTGATGTCATCGTCAAATGTTTATCAAGTATTTTTAGAGTATAAATCACTCTCAATttgcacctttttttctatACAGTAAGTAAAGCCGAATTTTTGAGAGCTATATATAGTCAAAAAgataatattccaatttaaataaGTGTTTACAAAACAATTTTTGAGTTTAGTTACATGTATCGGACACATGTTGTACAAGGTGACCCACAGGAACCtggagttttttaaatttatgtTACCctgctattttttttcaaaaatgaatttatttgcaTTGCAATGAAGGTCTTACATGCCACCCGTGATAagtatgaaaaataatatcagaTAGGTGAAGGCCATTCATTCAAACACAAGTTTTAAACCTGTGAGAATACATGCTGAATTTTAAGTGTCTTACACACTCTATATCGTCCACTGTTCTATTGTTACTGAAATGGCATACCAAAGGAAAGGATTCTGCCTTTTCTTCCATTTGTTGACTACTCTGCCTGTACTATCCTTTCCATAAACTTCAGGTTACTGTTGAAAATACCGTACTATACatgttttgaaataatttcaagtgaAACAACcaaattgttattgttatagATGTCTCCACTAGTAGCAGCATCAAGCATCTCAACTCGCCAAACAGGAAAAACAAACAATAGACACACACCAACACCTCCTCCCCATGGTAATGTAAGCAGTAATCGATGTTGGTCAGCCTGTTGTCTAAGACCTTCTCCACCTTTACGTCTCTGTTTAACAAGGGGAAGCACAGTGAACGGACTCTATAATAGATCGCACAATAAACATTTCTCTTTCAACGAAGACAGTCTTATACTGGACGTGATAAATGCATATTGTATGGTGAAACCCAGAAACACTGTTAATTCGGGTAAGTTTGAAACACTTGATTTCATATTTTCTTGTCTCTCTGGAAAAGGATGGATCTTTGAGAGATTGTTGAACTTTTGGTTCGAAGATTTCGGCATGAAAAATGAAAACCCAgtaataatgaattcattatagCAATTTTTTGTATATGTCTTAGGTTAGTAATTGATCAAAATAAGAGAATAACACGACCGTTGGCAAAAATATAGGGTTGACAATATGTTAGGCCTCCACAACATTGTATACTCCTGGGCATACACCTAATGgatatggtccgtatatcgccgagaatttcagagcggttactagtggttttcaatatTTGAGGTATCCTGCTTCGTATTTGCGGAcacttgacacttgtcaattaaatttttcattgacagaattttggaggttataaatggttgatctcttttaatttctAAATAACTAAGAGTTATTAATGGCTCTGAAaagtatttgtttcataattaaaattataaagtttttcagtgttagatgtcatggaaaatgtttataaacaataatctgaaaattaaaatgacaactgccaaccggagtgggcgtggttaccgaacctaaccagaataaaagttgctctggtgacagataacgcaccgaagtttgaggaaatagtcactggtttttgatgaatttgacatatacggaccaccaacttactaaccatagtaaccaaggtgatattcGGACCATACCCAATGTATGCCCTGTATTAACCTAACCCTAAGAGACctgtaaacaaatatttgtgTTATATATTCCTTATTACTGGGTTTTCTTTTTTCTATCTCACTTAGTATATTTGTATTAATTTTTAAAGCTTCAGCAGTTGACTTCTATCCTTTTCATGTAAACTGTCAATATTCCTAAACTATCTTCTGTTTCATCATGTTTGTGTCGTGATCCTCGATTTGCAGTGGACCTTTTGACTGGTGGTAACGTACAAATGCATGATAAACTTGCACGCGCAAACAGGACCAGCCTAAACCTAGGCCGATCCTCGTCTTCGACGCAAATAACTCACCAGCCTTTGCAGCCGCGTAACTACAGGCCCCACGCCCCTAGGGCCACCACTTGGTGCTGCGGCTCTTTTGTAGTTAGGCAGTTGCGAAAAACCCAACATTTGGAATGAGCCACTCAGTAATATTTGTTCTCTTGTGGGTCCACtagtttcattttcaaatttattttgttttcaatggaTTATCTTTATCATTTGGGTTGATAAATCTACAGTTTTGATTTGGAGTTGTCAccccaaaatttccaattagGCAGCTAAGAATTAGAAGTTTTCAGATTTTCGCAGCTAGTTTTGGTTGAAGACTTTTCTCTGCAGTCGTTTTCTCAtatcgaaattatttttatgatcTATCTTTTTCTTTTACACGAGAACAAATATTTGACGAGAATTATCTGTGTCAATTGTTTTGAATGGTCAAAGATGATATCCAATATTCATAGTTGTTTTACTTACCATGGTGTGCTTGATTTGTGCCTTACCTAGTTAGATGTTTGTAATTTATCTATTTTTATATAACTATTTCTGAAGTATGTAAAAGTTTttatgtatataaatatataattattatcatttttgatgCACAGGCTGTTTTATTCCTTTTAGCCTGATTGTACCTTCCCTTGCTATTTTTGTTGTGCtttaacttttttgtttttatactaACATATCTAATTCAACATTTGCAGTAAATCTCCTGAATGGAACAAAATTGGATCCAAACAGGACTCTGATAGAGTCCATTCAACAGCTTCAAAGCAAAGTGAATATCCTAGAATGCAATGTAGCGACTTTATCACTGCAATTACAAGACGAACGAAGTGCAAGATGCAATCTTCAAACAGTTGTGAAGAATTTTCTCCATCCTAATACCAAAGACTGCGAATTAGGTACAATTGACTCAAAGTAATGAATAGATGTAAGAATAAATGAGAATTAATTATCagtatgaataataatatatatttttttatcctatttgatgttttatttcTCCAAAAACCAGACAAGTTTCACTGCAAATATTAcgcaatttttttgaatcagGTCCTCTATATGTTggctttaaaattaatttttgtacctAACTTAATACTCCGCTCATTAACTgaatcaaaattttcttcatcaaaGGTTTATTGTTGGAAATTATAAATCAAACCTTTATTTTGTAGAAAAAGAATGTGTGAAATGATAGGCTGTAATGCAGTAAAAATGAGGCTTTATTTAAGTCAACAAAAATGATCTATTACCTCTAATAAACTTAAGAATAAGATCAAGATTACCtaaaacaaataatataatattgctAGTGGAATATTTGTGCCATTTACTTAAAATAAATGAGTGCTTTAGGTGATTCTATTTCATCAGATGACAAAGCATCTGCACCAAATTAAatagatataaataattatgcaaatttaaaaataacacCATTGCTAATACTTATATCCTTATTTACAATGCTCTCAActtcttgaaaaataatatttacgaaaaaatattgtgtatattggtgttgaaaattttatttcatgagTCTTTACATGGAATATTCTCAGTACTTTTTAAATAGTCCTACCTTTAAGTGCTTAAGTCATTCGGATGTTGAACATCACAAATCTAACAATTACAATTGACAAAATCAGCAAAATATTGACAGGGTTTAggtgaaaaacttttcattatataaaaaaagaaatgatttcaagtagtaaaatatatttttaaacaGCAGATTATGAAATAAACTGAGCATCTGAAGATAGATATTTAAATTATCTTGCattcaaattgaacaaattgcTTACCTAGCAGTATAAAACAAATTAATAGTGTATTAGAGTGGGGAccaatttttggaaaataatagactatttttattcaatgactAATGAATCAACCTCATTACCCTAATGGTATTTGGAACTTTggggaataaattaaaatatcacaGTTACacgaataaaatttcaaacaataagTACGAGACTGAAAATTAAGTCTTTTTATATCCCAACATCAAACTCTGCTTTTTCATATAACTCCCATACATTTGCCGAGCTTGATTAAGGACTGAAATAACATTGTGTCGCCTAATCATCTTATCAAAATGCATAGCCATTTCGTTGTAATCCATACCTTTCTCTATAATGTGATCCCTATGTTGCAACAAAACAGTAGTACataaaaacatcaaaaatgGATTTCCACCTCCAAACTCATCGGGAGGTGGAAGAAATGCACTTCTCACATTTTCTGTAACTTCCTCGCAGGAATTGGTCATATCTACACCGTTCATTTTTATTGTATTGTCAATGCTCATATTCTGCAAGGGTTCTTCGGGAGAAGCTTCTATGCTAGGTTCAATTGGTACAGATTGTATTTCGGCAAAATTGTTAGACGTTTGAGTATAGTTTATGATTCTGATAGGGGTCACTGTTTTTGAAGCCGATACTTCATTGACTATAGTCGGTAATTCTGAATTTAAATCTAATGATGATTGGAGGTTTTCACAGGGGAGCAGTTTATGCGAGCTGGGACTAGATTGATGCAAAGGGTTCTCCCAAATGAAGACGTCATCACAccttttattttcaagaatttcttctGCTTTTTCTAATTCAATATCTTTAACGGCATTCGTGATATGATTAATTTCATCGTTTTCTCTTTCAGTTTGACAATCGTTGGTGCACTCACTAGGCGAAGAATCTATCAAACGATCATTAAAATGTTCTCCGAAAACTCTCCGATCCAAGTTATCCATCTCTAACCTCAATTCCCTAGTAACAGATGTAGTGAGTGGAAAATATTCGTCAGGACTATAATCTTCGAAAGTATCATCTCCACTGCAAGATGTAGTCGACATACAtcttgattttgaaaaattcgatgaGTTTTGTGATGTATCTGAATCATCAAGACTGGACTTGGTGAGAGTAATTTTCGGGTTATCAACACAGGTTTCAGtactgaattttaaaattttatctgATATTTTATTCTTATTAACAGATGCTAAatgcaaaaattcattgaaattttttattaatttaggaGGTTTATTTTCCGTTTCTTCCTTTATATCGGTCGATTCTAATTGATCTAAAGAAGAGAATAGTTTGGATGAAGCAATTTTAGCCTTGAGTTCTTTGAAATGATTACCtcctttctttttatttttattgaggtTAGTCATACTGGAAGACAAACTGGAACTGCGTGTCTTAGTTTTACAGGTGTTTATATGGTTATTCAATATTACAGCCGAATCAGATTTCTGTTCCAAGGGTGACACAGATCTAGCCCTAGGTTCAGGTTTGGATAGGTGTTTAGGTTGTTCGCAACCTATTTCATTTGAGCCTTCTAATACTGGGGAGGTTTCGCTAGGATTAGGAGTTTTTGGTGATTTCACTGCTCGTGATCTCTTTGGGgaattttccttatttttaATGTATAAAGCAGCATCATCTAAACTTTGTTGCTTTGGTTTAATTTCGCTGAGATTCCTAGATTTCGTTAACATCTCATCTAAGCTTTGATTCAATCGTTTCACTTTGTCCAGTTTCCGTTTGTTTTTGAAACTGTTCAACGACATAGAAGAACTGCGTCGTCTTATAGCACAAACTTTGGAATAAGCATTTTCACGCGGCGTTTTCACCAAAGGACTCATAGGAGGTGTACTCAAAGGCGTCAGTTGAAACTTAACgtcaaacaatttcaattcaacGGCAGGAGGATCGGCTGGAAGAGAACTCCATAATACTTCCAGCATACGCAATGAATCCTCGAAGGCAAACTCTCTCTTCATTTCCAATAGAAGCCATCGGTAACAGAACAATAAATCATCAGCCTGCAAATTCAattgatatttcatttattcCAGACCTACTGTATTTATAAGAAAAGCCACAACCTTCTCCTTAAAAAGACCCAAAAGTGCTAtcaacaaatttgaaaattggcaCGCACACTGTATCAAAGGAGCTTCTTTGAGGGTCATTTTATCAACATATTAAAAAATAACACCTAACTCAATGTTGAAGACTTCCACAACCAGATTGTTCAATAGAACTGGAAAATTTCAGCCTTTGTAGCATTAGTCTGATCAGTCTTTCATCCCCTCCCACTCAAGTGGAGAAAGTTTAGGCATCTGGACACAATTAACATTTAGATCTCTATAGTAAGGTGAAAAACCGAGTGGGAATATTCCAATTGCTGAATAATATCCAATACTCTAGGTCTTTGTTTGAATACTGATTGGTCACTTTCAAGAAACAGTTCTAGTTTCTTGtgtattaaaaaataatttgggATTCTTTGTGCTACAACTCAAAAATATTTGTGTTTTGAATTTAAATATTCACAGAAGTCTTGATTCATACAGTATTCTAGCTCATTTAGCTATAATGTTCTATGCAGCATCAtggaaatttattgaattattattattgactcATAATGAAAAAGTAAGAGCGAGTTTTCTttaataaaatatgaatatatgaaTTTCATCTAGTTCTTCATGAAGAAGGATGTACAATTACTTACCTGATGCATTTTGAGGTAGTTATAAAATTCTGAATCATAATACATGATAGCTTCAGATAGATGTGTGAATTTTTGAGTCATTGCTATACCATCTATCATGAAATTTGTAGAAAGTCTTTCCATAAGAGCACAGAAACAAATATAGGCATGAGCTTCATCGTTCATTGTCACTAATAGAGGTGATGCAAGATCGCTCATACCCTGACAATAGCTTACTTTTGGATGATTCAGAGCATATCTGAAAGTCAATCCAATAATGAAAGATCTCAAGTTtctattgcaaaaaaaaaattcagtcaaCAATTGATAAGCCTTACGTAGTGAGGATATTAAAGAGTGATGCAATATTCTGATTGTCATCATTTCCAGCATAAAATTCATGATGCCTATCAGTTCTTAGCACATCTTTTTTCACCATCCCTGTAGTATAAGCTAGTTCACCATCTACTGATCCTTGAGCTATTGCAGTTTTCCAGAGTTCCCTCAAAGAATAATACTCTAAAGCTTTTTTCTTTATATAATCCATTCTTTCTTTGCCAGTCATTCCTTTTGGATAAACGTTCAAAAGGTGCTTCCAAACGACTTTTCTACAAATAGAGTGCAAAACCATTACTTATCCTGAAATACAttcacaaaatatttggaaagacctatgaaataaagaaaatcatACCAGAAAGTTGTTATCATCCACTAAAATTTATAGAAAGAAtacttttttgaataattatggCAATAGCCAAAACTATGGAAATAGAAGCAGTATTGGTATTGcaatattcaattatagaaTAGGCATCATCATCAAATTTTCCAAACCTACCTTAGACTAGGTTCAATGCCCCCAAAATAAATGCAAGATCTTAACTCCTTGGCATTTATTATTTGTCCAACTGGATCGAGAAACCTACGAAATTCTGCATCAGACAATGGTGCTTTTGGTACATACTGTAGAGTAGTGTTATTGCCAACATCTTCCCCAAAATTGAAAGCACGTTGCATCATATTAATGGTTTTCCCAACCTTGAATTGAAGTTGTTCAATTAATggattattcaaaaaaacttaTCAATTCAAACCTGGTTGAAAATTCCATGAAGCCTAGGTTGCTGCTTGGTTTCTTGCAGGGGTACCAAGggttttattcgattttgagCTATAATTGGCTGTCTGATCTCGAAATCATCAGAACATTCCTCAAAGGGCTTCAAATCAACTCGAAGACATAAACAAGGTTCATTTTTAGTCACTAAGGATATGTTTTGAGCCCtatggaatgaaaaagttaggtTATGTTTtgtatcatttattcattgctttacttaaaatcaataatttaaCTTTAAAATACACTCACTTCAAGAATGCCGCATCTAAGTCCCAATCTGACACTAATGGAAGATAAATTCCATTATCAAATCCGTCATCTATGCGGCAACATATTGCAAAATCTCCCTTTAAATCAAAAGCTTTAGCAAGAATACTCTGAAGAACTTCGAATGATGTAATTTGGGGGTCCACACTGAATTTTCTGAATTCTGCTGGAAGGGAACCCTCGCATTTctgtaaaaaaatcaaaatgttcGGAAACTTCTAaggaaaacaaatgaaaactctCACTTTAACTTTAACTCTGATTGCTTCGCGACTAAAGCCAAACATTTCGGGATCAATAAGGATATCTGTAGATCATTGAATACAGTAGTATTCAAAAAATGGAAAGGGGATACTTTCGTCTAAATTTAACCATACTTCAATTTTCCAATGTTTAGATGTACGTACTATGTATTCTTTTCAAGAATTGACACGACGTAAATTGACAATATCTCAAATTTGACAACTACTTTGACATATCGATAAGACAACCGAAAGTTCACAGCTGATGCGCACAGATTGGTAAATTCCACCACAGAGATCTAATATTTGAATTATGCTCAGAGCTTAGAACATTTATAACAGAAGAGTTACagccacagattacggataacatCCGTAATCTGTGGTTACAGCATAGACAAATAAGGATCCTTCATTTCTCTATGAGTTACAGTTACAGGTTAGTTGGTTGGTTTGTTGTTGTTGGTTAGTTTAGTACACAATCAAAAATCGGGCTGTTTAAATAATATAAGATATATGGTGATCGAGAAGTGAAATATCTGGAAATTGAAGTAGCTACAACGATACATTGATTTTATTGGCCATTTTTTCTTAATAACCGCTGTGTATCAGtattattttagaaaaaacAATTACCTTCTATTAACGTGCTTGGCTTTTACAAAacgatttgaaaaaatggatgaTGAATCGGAAACTTACAAATTGTGGAGAATTCGTAAAACAGTAATGCAGCTATGTCATGACAGAGGATATCTTGTTACTCAAGATGAATTGGACCAGACACTTGAACAGTTTAAAGAACAATTCGGAGATAAACCAAGTGAGAAGAGACCATCAAGAGGAGATCTTATTGTCTTGGTAGCCCATAATGATGATCCAACCGAtcaaatgtttgttttttttcctGATGAACCAAAAATTGGTATCAAAACTATCAAAACTTATTGTCAACGTATGCAAGATGAAAATATACATAGAGCCATCATTGTTGTTCAACAAGGAATGACCCCTTCAGCTAAGCAGTCATTGGTAGATATGGCGCCAAAGTATATATTAGAGCAATTTTTAGAATCCGAGTTATTGATTAATATCACTGAGCATGAGTTGGTTCCAGAACATGTAGTGATGACACCTGAAGAAAAACAAGAACTATTGGCCAGGTATAAACTGAAAGAAAACATGCTGATGAGAATTCAGGCAGGTGATCCTGTTGCTAGATACTTTGGATTGAAAAGAGGACAGGTTGTGAAAATTATTAGGTCCTCAGCCACTGCTGGTCGATATATCTCTTATAGACTTGTTTGTTGATTGCttcaatgatggattattcttataatttgaataaaatcatgtaattattttcataatagaGTAGAGAAAAGTTATTGACAGTTTATccgaataatttttgttgtaatTATTTTCGTCGCCCTTACCTAGTCATAATTCAGTTTCAACTGTTATTTCGATggttgtttcaattttcagaggTGAGATGTAACAAAAATTGAGTACAATAAAATGAGAACAGTAAAAATCTTTGATTTACTTTGTAATCATAACTACCACTTAATGAATTCTTTATTTGTTCATGTAGCGATCTCAATTAGTGGTGTACGATACATGGTGCAAATTGATTGCAATAGGATCAGAAATTAAATCTGTCTTTATTGGTTAATTCACATCTTGAAtggatttgaatgaaataaatgtaaGGAGACGACATGGTGAAAGATATTATCCTAGATTTTTGTTAGAAGATATTATGATAGGTGCCCTATACTGAGTTGCCTTTGGTGTCCTCTGCAATATAATTGTAGCGAGTGTTATCTTGAACTgctctgaattttttattcttgttTGTTGCTGCAAGTAGTTCTAACAGCCCTTATTTCTATAATTatccaattttaatgaaatcctTGCTGACCTATAGATAGTTCCATACGAATTGCAGCTTCTTCGGATATAGtattttcttgagtggcgcTTATGCCCTAATCCAAATTAAACGGAAGTATCCtgttttcatttaaataatcaacaaaagtatataaaattgaaagtaactttcaagAATTCCGTCTTGAACCATAATTAtgctcccaaatatcttggagttaaacttgattcttctttgaatttcaaggttcacttggAAAACTTACGTTTGAAAtggaagtcgaggaataatatcctccaaaaattagcaggatcttcatgaggtgctgatgccagcactcttcgtacggcagccttggttttttctgctgctgaatactgttgttctgtttggttcaatagtgctcatgttcatcaaattgatgcacagcttaacgtttctatgagaattattagtggaactattagCCTTTATtaacctttacattggttaccggtgctatcacatatagttccgcctcatattcatagacaggttgcagtcaagaaaacttgggatatatttcatttctacccgaacttatttccaattgtatcttacctcccagaatctagaactgctagattaaagtcccgcaaacctttatggattaataccttccttcaatcaaATGAAAGTGATTGTCTACACTACAGGATCTATTGATCAGTGAAACTATAGGTTACTGTGCTATAgtaacctatttttttttataaaaaaatcaaagattTCACCtaagtttttaaattttattcagttaattataattcaaaCCAAGTGTACTTTTTCAACAACAGTATACGCTATCCAGAACAGCTCCATCATGTTTCCGTTTCCAGACTAAACTGCTAAATTTCGCctcttgatatgtatttttcttttcttcaataaaggcaatttattattatccccgacttttgcctatacgcgtaggatttctcctcgctgtcggcttctcactcctcgctaagaagaacattcactcaatcccagatattcaaaatatcagaagggtaaagctcggtcgtgtccggtccttgtggtccccctggttctcgtcgaacttctggtcctcttacacgtgatccttggacctgtccttcgcttcctaggaattttctcaccgtccttgcagtacctaaaagaacagctttttgcattatattacatatattattattattattattatatcctcGGAAAACTCCATGCACGTACTCATTTTTCTCGAGGTAAGTTGGACCTTTCTTCAATTCTCATCTGGACTTCTTTCGTAGTGATTGGAACGGACTCTTTTCAAACTATCCACAGCCTCATTGTGCCAGGACAATAGCATCAACCTAGCGCGCGCAATAGTATAAGGGCACATTGTTCGtctatataaaataacaaatcaAAGATTTACGCTAGGTGCTTAAATTCTATTCagtcatattttgttttgtCGGTATTTCATTGAATTGGTCGTTATTTGGTGGAAAGGAGGATGAATCAGTTGTCTATAAATCAGTATCAGTTGTCATAAAGTGATTTCCAAAAGGTATACATACCTGTGTAGGACAAACAGTGAGATCTTTTCAAGTGATATGTAAACAAATCAcctctgttgaaaattttctaaaaattatttattgctgTAATTGTTTTACCAGTTCTTCAGGTTGATTTTAAATTTAGACAGATGTAGAATCAACCTGAAgtattgaatttccatcaagtaagtaCTGAATACATAAAAATATTTAGAAGAAAGATCCTTGAGTAATAAAATTACTCAAATTAGCATGAGACTTAACTGGGAAATAAGAGGGAACTAatacaaaatatttatgaagCGTCTCccgaaatgaaaaacaaaattgagaATTTTAATTCGGAAGATCCATTTTTGATTTGTACAAGGTGGTAGCCACGTAGTGCAGTGGCGTAGCAAGGTCAAAATGGGATGCAGTGAAACTGGTTTAATTCAGAATATTCCATGACAATTTTCTTATCGAAACTCTCCTctgctgaaaattttctaaaaattatttattgcttTAATTGTTTTACCAACTTCTTCAGGTTGATTTTAAATTTAGACAGATGTAGAATCAACCTGAAgtattgaattt includes:
- the LOC123677913 gene encoding TBC1 domain family member 25 is translated as MFGFSREAIRVKVKKCEGSLPAEFRKFSVDPQITSFEVLQSILAKAFDLKGDFAICCRIDDGFDNGIYLPLVSDWDLDAAFLKAQNISLVTKNEPCLCLRVDLKPFEECSDDFEIRQPIIAQNRIKPLVPLQETKQQPRLHGIFNQVGKTINMMQRAFNFGEDVGNNTTLQYVPKAPLSDAEFRRFLDPVGQIINAKELRSCIYFGGIEPSLRKVVWKHLLNVYPKGMTGKERMDYIKKKALEYYSLRELWKTAIAQGSVDGELAYTTGMVKKDVLRTDRHHEFYAGNDDNQNIASLFNILTTYALNHPKVSYCQGMSDLASPLLVTMNDEAHAYICFCALMERLSTNFMIDGIAMTQKFTHLSEAIMYYDSEFYNYLKMHQADDLLFCYRWLLLEMKREFAFEDSLRMLEVLWSSLPADPPAVELKLFDVKFQLTPLSTPPMSPLVKTPRENAYSKVCAIRRRSSSMSLNSFKNKRKLDKVKRLNQSLDEMLTKSRNLSEIKPKQQSLDDAALYIKNKENSPKRSRAVKSPKTPNPSETSPVLEGSNEIGCEQPKHLSKPEPRARSVSPLEQKSDSAVILNNHINTCKTKTRSSSLSSSMTNLNKNKKKGGNHFKELKAKIASSKLFSSLDQLESTDIKEETENKPPKLIKNFNEFLHLASVNKNKISDKILKFSTETCVDNPKITLTKSSLDDSDTSQNSSNFSKSRCMSTTSCSGDDTFEDYSPDEYFPLTTSVTRELRLEMDNLDRRVFGEHFNDRLIDSSPSECTNDCQTERENDEINHITNAVKDIELEKAEEILENKRCDDVFIWENPLHQSSPSSHKLLPCENLQSSLDLNSELPTIVNEVSASKTVTPIRIINYTQTSNNFAEIQSVPIEPSIEASPEEPLQNMSIDNTIKMNGVDMTNSCEEVTENVRSAFLPPPDEFGGGNPFLMFLCTTVLLQHRDHIIEKGMDYNEMAMHFDKMIRRHNVISVLNQARQMYGSYMKKQSLMLGYKKT
- the LOC123678293 gene encoding DNA-directed RNA polymerases I, II, and III subunit RPABC1 translates to MDDESETYKLWRIRKTVMQLCHDRGYLVTQDELDQTLEQFKEQFGDKPSEKRPSRGDLIVLVAHNDDPTDQMFVFFPDEPKIGIKTIKTYCQRMQDENIHRAIIVVQQGMTPSAKQSLVDMAPKYILEQFLESELLINITEHELVPEHVVMTPEEKQELLARYKLKENMLMRIQAGDPVARYFGLKRGQVVKIIRSSATAGRYISYRLVC